CCGGGTCAAACTGAAGATTCCGGAAGGCACCCAGACCGGCAAGCTGTTCCGCCTGCGTGGCAAGGGCGTGGCTCCGGTGCGTGGTGGCGGTGCTGGCGACCTGCTGTGCAAGGTGGCGGTGGAAACCCCGGTCAACCTGGACAAGCGTCAGCGCGAGCTGCTGGAAGAGTTCCGCAAGTCGCTGGAAGGCGACAGCTCCCATTCGCCCAAGGCCAGCGGCTGGTTCGATGGCGTGAAGCGCTTCTTCGGCGATATCTAAGAGCTGCCCGCGATCTGCTGCGCGTCGGCCAGGCGTCGTTAAAAACAGGCTCGGAATGCTCATTTACTACTTGTAAACTCCGCTTCCTCGCCTGTTTTTGCCTAGCCTGGCTCTAGCTCGCGAGATCGTAAGCAAGCTCTAAGGAACAGGTTATGCGACGTATTGCAGTGATGGGCGCCGCCGGGCGCATGGGCAAGATCCTCATCGAGGCGGTCGGCCAGGCCGATGGCGCCCAACTGAGCGCGGCGATCGATCGTCCGGACAGCAGCCTGATCGGCGCCGACGCTGGCGAGCTGGCAGCGCTGGGCAAGATCGGTGTGACCCTGGCGGGTGACCTGAATGCGGTGCTCGATCAGTTCGATGTGCTGATCGACTTCACCCACCCCTCGGTAACCCTGAAGAACCTGGAAATCTGCCGCCAGGCCGGCAAGGCCATGGTCATTGGCACCACCGGTTTCTCGCCGGAGGAGAAGCTGCTGCTGAGCGAGGCGGCCAAGCAGATTCCGATCGTCTTCGCGGCCAACTACAGCGTCGGCGTCAATCTCTGCCTGAAGCTGCTGGACACCGCCGCCCGTGTGCTGGGCGACGATGTCGATATCGAGATCGTCGAGGCCCACCACCGCCACAAGGTCGACGCGCCGTCCGGTACTGCCCTGCGCATGGGCGAAGTGGTGGCCAATGCCCTGGGGCGCGACCTGCAGAAGGTGGCGGTGTATGGCCGTGAAGGCCAGACCGGCGCCCGCGAGCGCGAGACCATCGGCTTCGCCACCGTGCGTGCCGGCGACGTGGTGGGCGACCACACCGTGCTGTTCGCCGCCGATGGCGAGCGCGTGGAGATCACCCACAAGGCTTCCAGTCGCATGACCTTCGCCCGCGGCGCGGTACGTGCGGCGCTCTGGCTGCAGAGCCAGCCGGCCGGCCTGTACGACATGCAGGATGTGCTGGGGCTGAACTGACCCGCTGGCTGGCCCCGCCAGGGGCTGGCTTGCCTGGTGGTGCAGGGCGTCATCGTCTGGGGTCGTCTAATTTGCCTCGATTCCGCCCAGGACTGACAGGCGCGCCGGCGCCTGAGTGGCCTCAGGCGGGTTCGGGGTGGGGCAGGGCCTTGGCGGTCTGTTGCCTGAACTGCTGTAGCCATTCGTCGTGGGCGGTGGCCTGGTAGCGCGAGAAGCGGAAGTCGCGGGGCGGCTGCTTGGCCTTGTCCTGCAGCAGGTCGCGCACCAGGCGCCCCACTGCATAGCCCAGACTCACTGGTACGGCATTGCCGACCTGCTTGTACTGCTCGATCAGCGGGCCGGCCAGTTGCCAGTCGTCCGGGAATTCCTGCAAGCGTTTGTATTCCTGGATCGACAGCGGTCGCTCGGCTTGCGGGTGGGCCAGGTCGGTGGCCGGCATGGCCGGGTGGGTCACCAGGGTCGGGGCCGGTTTGTCCCAGCTCAGGCGGCGCAGGAAACCGGTCTTGCCGCCGCCGGCGAAGTAGGACTTGCCCAGGGCTTCTCGCTGCAGTTCCGGGGTCAGGCTGCGCCAGTTCTGCCCGGGGCCGAGCAGGCGGTAGTACTTCAGGCGCTTTTCCGGGAAGTTCAGGTGGTCATGGCGCTCCAGGCCCTGTACCGCCTCGCGGAAGGTGCGCCAGCGCGGCAGGCCGTGCTCGCCGTTTTCCGCGTGGGTCGGGGTGAGGAAGGGCGCCTGCACGCCGTCGCGCGAGCAGATGATGATCACCCGCTCGCGGATCTGCGGGGTGCCGAAGTTGGCCGCGCTGTACAGGTTGAAGCTGCAGGTGTAGCCGGCCAGCTGCAGCTTGCTGAGCACGAAGTTAAGGGCGCCGCCCTTCATCTCGTCCTGCGACAGGTCGGGGAATTCCGGCCCGCGCTGGTCGTGCGGACGATGATCCATGGGGCACGACAGCAGGCCGCGGACGTTCTCGATGACGATCAGGCGCGGACGAATGGTCAGCGCCAGGTCGATGTACTTGAGGAAGGCGTTGCCGCGGTCGTCGTTGAACGCCTTGCGCTTGCCGGCGGTGCTGAAGGCCTGGCAGGGTGGGCCGCCGACTATCAGGTCGACTTCGCTGGCACTGACCTGGGCAGCCTGCAGCACCTGTTCGGCGCTGTAGTCGTTGATGTCGCCGAGCAGGGCGGTGTCCGGGCGGTTGAGGGTGATGGTCTGCCGGCAGTACTTGTTGAACTCGCAGGTCAGGCGGATATCGAAACCAGCCTTTTCCAGGTCGAGGTCGAGGCCCATGGCGCCCGAGAAGAAGCTCAGGGCGATCGGCTTGCCTGCCTGGCGGTCGGGCGCCGGGTGGGCAGGGTGATCCATTGCAATCATGTGGGCGGTTCTGAGTCCGTAGCTGGTCACGCTGTCGGGGTCGATGACCCAGCTGTTGCCGATCTTCTCGGCCTGTAGTTCCTGGTTGCGGCAGAGGGTGCGCACATGCTGTGCGCTGATGCCGAGCAGGCTGGCGGCTTCGCTGATACTTAGATAGGTACGCATTGCTGCTTTCCTTGGCGAAACCTGTGGGAGGTACCCATTCTAAGTGGCAAGGGGGGCTGTCAATCTGTCGCAGGGCCAGGGGTGGCGGTGGCTGGCGCTTGAAATGGAAGGGATTTCGTCGTTTTTGCCGGCATTCGGCTTTCGATTTTGGGGCTTTTCCTGTAAGCTTTCCGCTTTAGTGTGTCCACTAAAAGTTGCGCAGAATGAATCAGATAAAGAAGCGGGGTGACGGTCAATACGTCATCCCGCTTTTTTACAACCTGCGTTTGTGCAAGTTCCAGATCTAAGGGAGGTCTTCTTGACTAAGCCAGCCATACTCGCCCTAGCCGACGGTAGCATTTTCCGCGGCGACGCCATCGGGGCCGACGGCCATACCATCGGCGAGGTCGTGTTCAACACGGCCATGACCGGCTATCAGGAAATCCTCACCGATCCTTCCTATGCCCAGCAGATAGTCACGCTGACCTATCCGCACATCGGCAACACCGGTACCACCCCGGAAGACGCCGAGTCCAACCGCGTCTGGGCTGCCGGCCTGATCATTCGCGACCTGCCGCTGCTGTCCTCCAGCTGGCGCGACAAGCAGTCGCTGCCGGAGTATCTGAAGGCCAACGGCACCGTTGCCATCGCCGGCATCGACACCCGTCGCCTGACCCGCATCCTGCGCGAGAAGGGTTCGCAGAACGGCTGCATCCTGGTTGGCGACGACGCCACCGAGGAAAAAGCCCTGGAGCTGGCGCGCAGCTTCCCCGGCCTGAAAGGCATGGATCTGGCCAAGGTGGTCAGCGCCACCGAGCGCTACGAGTGGCGCGAGAGCGTGTGGGAGCTGAAGAGCGACAGCCACCCGCAGATCGCCGCCAGCGAGCTGCCCTACCACGTGGTCGCCTACGACTACGGGGTCAAGCTGAACATCCTGCGCATGCTGGTCGCCCGCGGCTGCCGCCTGACTGTGGTGCCGGCGCAGACTCCGGCCAGCGAAGTGCTGGCGCTGAACCCGGACGGCGTGTTCCTCTCCAACGGCCCAGGCGACCCCGAGCCGTGCGACTACGCTATCGCCGCGATCAAGCAGATCCTCGAGACCGAGATTCCGCTGTTCGGCATCTGCCTCGGCCACCAGCTGCTGGCCCTGGCCTCCGGCGCCAAGACCGTGAAGATGGGCACCGGTCACCACGGCGCCAACCACCCGGTACAGGATCTCGACAGCGGCGTGGTGATGATCACCAGCCAGAACCACGGTTTCGCCGTGGACGAGCCGAGCCTGCCGGCCAACCTGCGCGCCACCCACAAGTCGCTGTTCGACGGCACCCTGCAGGGCATCGAACGCACCGACAAGGTGGCCTTCAGCTTCCAGGGCCACCCGGAAGCCAGCCCGGGCCCGCACGACGTCGCCCCGCTGTTCGACCGCTTCATCGAAGCCATGGCCAAGCGCCGCTAAGCCACGCCGACTGACCCAAGGATTCGAGTAAGAACCATGCCAAAACGTACAGACATCAAAAGCATCCTGATCCTCGGCGCCGGCCCCATCGTCATCGGCCAGGCCTGCGAGTTCGACTACTCCGGCGCTCAGGCGTGCAAGGCCCTGAAGGAAGAAGGCTTCCGCGTCATCCTGGTGAACTCCAACCCGGCCACCATCATGACCGACCCGGCCATGGCTGACGCCACCTACATCGAGCCGATCAAGTGGGCCACCGTGGCCAAGATCATCGAGAAGGAGCGCCCGGACGCCCTGCTGCCGACCATGGGCGGCCAGACCGCGCTGAACTGCGCCCTGGATCTGGAAAAGCACGGCATCCTGGAAAAATTCGGCGTCGAGATGATCGGCGCCAACGCCGACACCATCGACAAGGCCGAAGACCGTTCGCGCTTCGACAAGGCGATGAAAGACATCGGCCTGGCCTGCCCGGTTTCCGGCATCGCCCACAACATGGAAGAAGCCTACGGCGTGCTGGAGAAGGTCGGCTTCCCCTGCATCATCCGTCCGTCCTTCACCATGGGTGGCACCGGCGGCGGCATCGCCTACAACCGTGAAGAGTTCGAAGAGATCTGCGCCCGCGGCCTGGATCTGTCGCCGACCAGCGAGCTGCTGATCGACGAATCGCTGATCGGCTGGAAGGAATACGAGATGGAGGTAGTCCGCGACAAGAAGGACAACTGCATCATCGTCTGCTCCATCGAGAACTTCGACCCGATGGGCGTGCACACCGGCGACTCGATCACCGTGGCTCCGGCGCAGACCCTGACCGACAAGGAATACCAGATCATGCGCAACGCCTCGCTGGCGGTGCTGCGCGAGATCGGCGTGGAAACCGGCGGCTCCAACGTGCAGTTCGGCATCTGCCCGAACACCGGCCGCATGGTGGTGATCGAGATGAACCCGCGCGTGTCGCGTTCCTCGGCCCTGGCTTCCAAGGCCACTGGTTTCCCGATCGCGAAGATCGCCGCCAAGCTGGCTGTCGGCTACACCCTCGACGAGCTGCAGAACGACATCACCGGCGGTCGCACCCCGGCTTCGTTCGAGCCGGCCATCGACTACGTCGTGACCAAGATCCCGCGTTTCGCCTTCGAGAAGTTCCCGAAAGCCGACGCCCGCCTGACCACCCAGATGAAGTCCGTTGGTGAAGTCATGGCCATCGGCCGCACCTTCCAGGAGTCCGTGCAGAAAGCCCTGCGCGGCCTGGAAGTCGGCGTTGCCGGCTTCGACGAGAAGCTCGACCTGAACGACCCGGAAGCCGAGAGCACCCTGCGCCGCGAGCTGACCGTGCCGAGTGCCGACCGCATCTGGTACGTGGCCGATGCCTTCCGCGCCGGCAAGACCATCGCCGAAGTGTTCGAGCTGACCCGCATCGACGAGTGGTTCCTGGTGCAGATCGAGGATCTGGTCAAGGATGAGGAGAAGGTCAAGACCCTCGGCCTGTCCTCCATCGATTTTGATCTGATGTTCAAGCTCAAGCGCAAGGGCTTCTCCGATGCGCGCCTAGCCAAGCTGCTCGGCGTTTCCGAGAAGAGCCTGCGCGCCCACCGCCACAAGCTGAAAGTGCTGCCGGTGTACAAGCGCGTCGACACCTGCGCCGCCGAATTCGCTACCGACACCGCCTACATGTACTCGACCTACGAGGAAGAGTGCGAGGCCGCGCCGTCGAGCCGCGAGAAGATCATGATCCTCGGCGGCGGCCCCAACCGCATCGGCCAGGGTATCGAGTTCGACTACTGCTGCGTGCACGCGGCGCTGGCCATGCGTGAAGACGGTTACGAGACCATCATGGTCAACTGCAACCCGGAAACCGTCTCCACCGACTACGACACCTCCGACCGCCTGTACTTCGAGCCGGTAACCCTGGAAGACGTGCTGGAAATCGTCCGCGTCGAGCAGCCGAAGGGCGTGATCGTGCAGTACGGTGGCCAGACCCCGCTGAAGATCTGCCGCGCCCTGGAAGAGGCCGGTGTACCGATCATCGGTACCAGCCCTGAAGCCATCGACCGCGCCGAAGACCGCGAGCGCTTCCAGCAGATGGTGCAGCGCCTTGGCCTGCGCCAGCCGGCCAACGCCACTGCGCGCAGCGAAGACGAGGCCCTGGCCCTGTCCAAGGGCATCGGCTACCCGATGGTGGTGCGTCCGTCCTACGTACTGGGCGGCCGCGCGATGGAGATCGTCTACCAGGAAGAAGAACTCAAGCGCTATATGCGTGAGGCCGTCAAAGTCTCCAACGACAGCCCGGTGCTGCTCGATCGCTTCCTCAACTGCGCCATCGAGGTGGACGTGGATGCGGTGTGCGACGGCGAGACCGTGGTGATCGGCGCGATCATGCAGCACATCGAACAGGCCGGCGTGCACTCCGGTGACTCCGCTTGCTCGCTGCCGCCGTACTCGCTGCCCAAGCACATCCAGGACGAGATCCGCGAGCAGGTCAAGAAAATGGCCCTGGAGCTCGGCGTGGTTGGTCTGATGAACGTGCAGATGGCCGTGCAGGGCGAGGACATCTACGTCATCGAAGTGAACCCGCGCGCCTCGCGTACCGTGCCGTTCGTCTCCAAGTGCGTCGGCGAGTCGCTGGCCAAGGTGGCGGCCCGGGTCATGGCTGGCAAGAGCCTGGCCGAGGTGGGCTACACCAAGGAAATCATCCCGCCGTTCTTCAGCGTCAAGGAAGCGGTGTTCCCGTTCGCCAAGTTCCCGGGCGTCGACCCGATCCTCGGCCCGGAAATGAAGTCTACCGGTGAAGTGATGGGTGTCGGCGACAGCTTCGGCGAGGCCTTCGCCAAGGCTCAGGTCGGTGCCAGTGAGATCCTGCCGAACTCCGGCTGCGCTTTCATCAGCGTGCGCGAGGACGACAAGCCGGAAGCGGTGCAGGTCGCCCGTGACCTGGTGGCGCTGGGCTTCGAGGTGGTCGCTACCGCCGGTACCGCCAAGGTGATCGAGGCTGCCGGCCTGCCGGTACGCCGGGTGAACAAGGTGACCGAAGGCCGCCCACACGTGGTCGACATGATCAAGAATGACGAGGTCACCCTGATCATCAACACCACCGAAGGTCGTCAGTCCATCGCTGACTCCTACTCCATCCGTCGTAACGCTCTGCAGCACAAGATCTACTGCACCACCACCATCGCGGCGGGGCAGGCGGTCTGCGAGGCGCTCAAGTTCGGTCCCGAGAAGACCGTGCGCCGGCTGCAGGATCTGCATGCAGGAATCAAGGCATGAATAAATACCCCATGACCGTCCAGGGCGCGCGCGCCCTGGAAGAAGAGCTGACGCACCTGACCAAGGTGGTGCGTCCCAAGCTCAGCCAGGACATCGGTGAAGCGCGCGAGCTTGGCGATCTCAAGGAGAACGCCGAGTATCACGCCGCCCGCGAGCAGCAGGGCATGGTCGAGGCGCGTATCCGTGATATCGAGGGTCGTCTGCAGAATGCGGTGATCATCGATGTCACCACCATTGCCCATACCGGCAAAGTGATCTTCGGCACCACCGTCGAGATCGCCAACTGCGAGACCGATGAGAGCGTGACCTACCAGATCGTTGGTGAGGACGAAGCCGACATCAAGCAGGGCAAGCTGTCGGTCAGCTCGCCCATCGCTCGCGCCCTGGTCGGCAAGGACGAGGGTGATGTGGTCGCGGTGAAAACGCCGAGCGGTCTGGTCGAGTACGAGATTGTCGAAGTCCGCCATCTTTAAGGCGCAGCCGCTGCGCGCCGGCGCCATGGCCTGGCAGCTGGCCCAGACCTTCTGGGTCGGCGGCCTGTGGCTGCTGTACTTCGTCATGCGCCCGGCGCTGGGCGAGATGGGCCTGGCGCCGCTGCTGGTGCAAACCATCCACGCCACCCTGAGCCCGCTGCTGATCGGTTTCGCGACCTTCTGTGCGTTGCTGCAGGCGGTGCTGCTGGTGCAGGCCGAGGGCGTGCGCAGCCTGTGGCGCGACCTGCGCGGTCAGCTGCTGCTGGTCGTGCTGGGCATGGGCCTGGTGTTCTTTCTGGTGCGCCAATGGCAGCCGGGGGCGGAGCGCTGGCTGATGTTCAACTACATGGTGGTGGCGCTATGCGGGCTGCTGCTGGTGCTGCAGCCCCTGCCGGGAGCGGGCCGCCGCTGAGGCAGCCCGGCGCCGGCGCTATCAGGCCTGATAGCGGTGGATGTTGGAGAGGTTCTTGTTGGGCTTGGGGTTCTTGCGGTAGACCAGAGCCATCTTGCCGATGACCTGTACCAGCTCGCAGCGGCCGACTGCGGCCAGTTCGTCGATCAGGGCGCGGCGGTCATCGCGCTCGGTCAGACGGAACTGCACCTTGATCAGCTCGTGATCGTTCAGCGCCCGCTCCAGCTCGGCCAGCACGCCTTCGGTCAGGCCGTTCTCGGCGACGATCAGAACCGGCTTCAGGTGGTGGCCGATGGATTTGAAGTGTTTCTTCTGCTCGTTGGTAAGCGCCATGATCTGCCTCTGCGACTGGGAAACCGCCGGAAACGCAACGCGTTAGCGGCTGGGTGCCGGCTGGAAAGCCGCCTGATGCAGATTCCCACCTATATCACCTGGCCTGGCTTCGCTGCCGAAAGCCCGGACGATTTCTGAAGTGTAAAAACGGCGTAGTGTACCCGAGCATGCTCGGCTGCGCCCAGCTAATCACGGCTTGCTGGCCGTGGGCGAAGCGTAGCTGGCGGTGGCGGGGTGAGTGTTCGGTGCCTCGCGAGCTGGTTGCCGTGGGCTGGGGCGTTGCATGCCGGCCTTGTGATTTCCGATATGGCCCCCATATGAGGGGAGTGAGGCTTGCCGATCAGGCGCTGGTCATGTTTCTGTGTTGGGCAATACCTGCTCGCATGGGGCTTGGGCGAGGCCTAGACTGGAACCGCAGTAGCTGCCGTCGGTCAGATGCCCCGCGCGCAGGCTCATAAAGGGTTACAGACGATGCCTGCCAGGTGCGGGCTTGTGTAGTAAGTTAGGCGGGTATATCTCAAGCCGTTATGCGAAGCGCGTTTCAGGACGGGGCTCGCTTCAGAGGGTAGCTAATTGAACGACATGGCAAAGAACCTGATCCTGTGGCTGATCATCGCGGCTGTACTGGTCACCGTGATGAACAACTTCTCCAGCCCGAGCGAGTCCGGCAAGCTGAACTATTCCGAGTTCATCCAGCAGGTACAGCAGGGCAAGGTCAAGCAGGTGACCGTGGATGGCTACATCATCAGCGGTAGCAACCTCGACGGCACCAAGTTCGAAACGGTGCGCCCGGCCATCGAAGACCGCGGGTTGATCAAGGATCTGATCGACAACAACGTCGAGATCGTCGGCAAGCAGCCAGAGCGCCAGAGCATCTGGACCCAGTTGCTGGTGGCCAGCTTCCCGATCCTGGTGATCATCGCCGTGTTCATGTTCTTCATGCGCCAGATGCAGGGCGGCGGCGGTGGCCGCGGCGGCCCGATGAGCTTCGGCAAGTCCAAGGCGCGTCTGCTCTCCGAAGATCAGGTCAAGACTACCCTGGCTGACGTCGCCGGTTGCGACGAGGCCAAGGAGGAGGTCGGCGAGCTGGTCGAGTTCCTCCGCGATCCGGGCAAGTTCCAGCGCCTCGGCGGTCGCATTCCGCGTGGCGTGCTGATGGTCGGCCCGCCCGGTACCGGTAAGACCCTGCTGGCCAAGGCGATTGCCGGCGAGGCCAAGGTGCCGTTCTTCACTATTTCCGGCTCCGACTTCGTCGAGATGTTCGTCGGTGTCGGCGCCTCCCGCGTGCGCGACATGTTCGAGCAGGCCAAGAAGCATGCGCCGTGCATCATTTTTATCGACGAGATCGACGCCGTCGGTCGCCATCGTGGCGCCGGCCTGGGGGGCGGTCACGACGAGCGCGAGCAGACCCTCAACCAGCTGCTGGTGGAGATGGATGGCTTCGAGATGAACGACGGCATCATCGTCATTGCCGCCACCAACCGTCCGGATGTGCTGGATCCGGCGCTGCTGCGTCCGGGCCGCTTCGACCGCCAGGTGGTGGTCGGTCTGCCGGATATCCGTGGTCGCGAGCAGATTCTCAAGGTGCACATGCGCAAGGTGCCGGTTGGTGACAACGTCGAACCGGCGGTGATTGCCCGCGGCACGCCGGGCTTCTCCGGTGCCGACCTGGCCAACCTGGTCAACGAGGCCTCGCTGTTCGCTGCTCGCGCCAGCAAGCGCCTGGTGGAAATGAAGGAATTCGAGCTGGCCAAGGACAAGATCATGATGGGCGCCGAGCGCAAATCGATGGTCATGTCCGAGAAGGAGAAGCTCAACACCGCTTACCACGAGGCGGGTCACGCCATCGTCGGGCGCCTGGTGCCCGAGCACGACCCGGTCTACAAGGTGTCGATCATTCCGCGCGGCCGCGCCCTGGGCGTGACCATGTTCCTCCCGGAAGAGGATCGCTACAGCCTGTCCAAGCGCGCCCTGGTCAGCCAGATCTGCTCGCTGTTCGGTGGGCGGATTGCTGAGGAAATGACCCTGGGCTTCGATGGTGTTACCACCGGCGCATCCAACGACATCATGCGGGCCACTCGTCTGGCGCGGAACATGGTGACCAAGTGGGGCCTGTCCGAGAAGCTTGGGCCGCTGATGTATGCCGAAGAAGAGGGTGAAGTGTTCCTCGGTCGCAGTGCCGGCAGCCAGCACGCCAATGTATCCGGTGAGACGGCCAAGCTGATCGACGACGAGGTGCGCAGCCTGATCGATGGCTGCTATGCCACCGCCAAGCGCCTGCTGGAAGAAAACCGCGACAAGCTGGATGCCATGGCTGATGCGCTGATGAAGTACGAAACCATCGATGCCGATCAGATCGACGACATCATGGCTGGGCGTACTCCGCGCGAGCCGCGTGACTGGCATGATGGTTCCGGCACGCCGAACGCGCCCAAGGAAGAAGTGCAGCGTCCGCAAACGCCGATCGGCGGCCCGGCTGGCGAGCATTAAGGTCGGCGCATGAGTTTTCCGCAGTACCCGACCCGGCTGGCATGTGGCAGCCGGGTTCTCGATCTGGCCCGTCCGCATGTGATGGGTATCCTCAACGTCACCCCTGACTCCTTTTCCGACGGCGGCCGTTTCGCGGCTCGCGATGCGGCTCTGCGGCATGCGGCCGAGATGGTCGCGGCAGGTGCCACTCTGATCGATGTCGGTGGCGAGTCCACGCGCCCTGGGGCGCGTCCCGTTTCTCCGGTGGAAGAGCTGGAGCGGGTGGCGCCGGCCGTGGAGGCGATTGCGGCCGAGCTGGATGTGGTGATTTCCCTGGATACCTCGACGCCTGCGGTGATGCGCGAAGGCGCACGGCTGGGTGCTGGGCTGATCAATGATGTTCGCAGCCTGCGCCGCGAAGGTGCCTTGCAGGCGGCAGCCGATACCGGCTTGCCGGTTTGTCTTATGCACATGCTGGGTGAGCCCGGCACCATGCAGCAGGATCCGCATTACCATGACGTAGTTGCCGAGGTGGCTGCGTTCCTGCGCGAACGCATGGCGGCCTGTGTGGCGGCCGGGATCGCCGGCGAGCGCGTGCTACTCGACCCAGGCTTCGGCTTTGCCAAGACCCTGGCGCACAACCTGAGCCTGTTCAAGCACCTGGAGGCCCTGCATGAGCTCGGGCGTCCGCTGCTGGTAGGGGTGTCGCGCAAGAGCATGATCGGGCAAGTGCTGCAGCGTGAAGTGAATGAGCGCCTGTATGGCGGCCTGGCCCTGGCGGCCGTGGCGGTGGCCAAGGGTGCGCGTATCCTGCGGGTGCATGATGTGGCGCAAACCGTCGATGCGGTGCGCATGATTGCCGCCGTGGAAGCCGCAGAATAAGAAGGTCTGGAGTCTCTATGAGCAGAAAATATTTCGGTACCGATGGTATCCGTGGCCATGTTGGCCAGTTCCCGATTACCCCGGACTTCATTCTCAAGCTGGGCTGGGCGGCCGGTATGGCCTTCCGCAAGCAGGGCAAGTGCCGCATCCTGATTGGCAAGGACACGCGCATCTCCGGTTATATGTTCGAATCGGCCTTGGAGGCCGGGCTGGTGGCTGCCGGTGCGGATGTGATGCTGCTCGGCCCCATGCCTACGCCGGCTATCGCCTACCTGACTCGCACCTTCCAGGCGGAGGCGGGCATCGTCATCAGTGCTTCGCACAACCCGCACTACGACAATGGCTTCAAGTTCTTCTCCGGCAAAGGCACCAAGCTACCGGACGAGGTCGAGCTGATGATCGAGGAACTGCTCGATCAGCCGATGACCGTGGTCGACTCGGCGCAGCTGGGCAAGGTTTCGCGGATCAATGATGCGGCCGGGCGCTACATCGAGTTCTGCAAGAGCAGCGTGCCGAGCAGCACCAGTTTTGCCGGCCTCAAGCTGGTGATCGATTGCGCTCACGGCGCCACCTACAAGGTGGCGCCCAGTGTGTTTCGCGAGCTGGGGGCGCAGGTCTCGGTGCTGGGGGTCCAGCCGAACGGCTTGAACATCAACGAGAATTGCGGCTCGACCCATGTCGACGCGCTGCAGGCTGAGGTGCTGGCCCAGCATGCCGACATCGGCATCGCCTTCGATGGCGACGGCGATCGCGTGCTGATGATCGATCACACCGGTGCGGTGGTCGATGGCGATGAGCTGCTGTACATCATCGCCCGTGACCTGCAGGCGCGCGGCAAGCTGCAGGGTGGCGTGGTGGGTACGCTGATGAGCAATCTCGGCCTGGAGCTGGGGCTCGCCGAGCTGGGCATTCCCTTCACTCGTGCCAAGGTGGGCGACCGCTATGTCATGGCTGAATTGCTTGAGCGCGACTGGCAGCTAGGTGGAGAAAACTCCGGGCACTTGGTGTGCTGCCAGCACACCACCACTGGCGATGCGATCATCGCTTCGCTGCAGGTGCTGATGGCGCTCAAGCGCAGCGAGCAGACTCTGGCCGAGGCGCGTCAGGTCTTGCGCAAGTGTCCGCAGGTGCTGATCAATGTGCGTTTTGCTGGTGGTGTCGATCCGGTCGAGCATCCGGCGGTTAAGGATGCCTGCGCGCGGGTCACCGAGCGC
The window above is part of the Pseudomonas alcaligenes genome. Proteins encoded here:
- a CDS encoding DUF4149 domain-containing protein — its product is MRAGAMAWQLAQTFWVGGLWLLYFVMRPALGEMGLAPLLVQTIHATLSPLLIGFATFCALLQAVLLVQAEGVRSLWRDLRGQLLLVVLGMGLVFFLVRQWQPGAERWLMFNYMVVALCGLLLVLQPLPGAGRR
- the yhbY gene encoding ribosome assembly RNA-binding protein YhbY, with the protein product MALTNEQKKHFKSIGHHLKPVLIVAENGLTEGVLAELERALNDHELIKVQFRLTERDDRRALIDELAAVGRCELVQVIGKMALVYRKNPKPNKNLSNIHRYQA
- the ftsH gene encoding ATP-dependent zinc metalloprotease FtsH, coding for MAKNLILWLIIAAVLVTVMNNFSSPSESGKLNYSEFIQQVQQGKVKQVTVDGYIISGSNLDGTKFETVRPAIEDRGLIKDLIDNNVEIVGKQPERQSIWTQLLVASFPILVIIAVFMFFMRQMQGGGGGRGGPMSFGKSKARLLSEDQVKTTLADVAGCDEAKEEVGELVEFLRDPGKFQRLGGRIPRGVLMVGPPGTGKTLLAKAIAGEAKVPFFTISGSDFVEMFVGVGASRVRDMFEQAKKHAPCIIFIDEIDAVGRHRGAGLGGGHDEREQTLNQLLVEMDGFEMNDGIIVIAATNRPDVLDPALLRPGRFDRQVVVGLPDIRGREQILKVHMRKVPVGDNVEPAVIARGTPGFSGADLANLVNEASLFAARASKRLVEMKEFELAKDKIMMGAERKSMVMSEKEKLNTAYHEAGHAIVGRLVPEHDPVYKVSIIPRGRALGVTMFLPEEDRYSLSKRALVSQICSLFGGRIAEEMTLGFDGVTTGASNDIMRATRLARNMVTKWGLSEKLGPLMYAEEEGEVFLGRSAGSQHANVSGETAKLIDDEVRSLIDGCYATAKRLLEENRDKLDAMADALMKYETIDADQIDDIMAGRTPREPRDWHDGSGTPNAPKEEVQRPQTPIGGPAGEH
- the folP gene encoding dihydropteroate synthase; this encodes MSFPQYPTRLACGSRVLDLARPHVMGILNVTPDSFSDGGRFAARDAALRHAAEMVAAGATLIDVGGESTRPGARPVSPVEELERVAPAVEAIAAELDVVISLDTSTPAVMREGARLGAGLINDVRSLRREGALQAAADTGLPVCLMHMLGEPGTMQQDPHYHDVVAEVAAFLRERMAACVAAGIAGERVLLDPGFGFAKTLAHNLSLFKHLEALHELGRPLLVGVSRKSMIGQVLQREVNERLYGGLALAAVAVAKGARILRVHDVAQTVDAVRMIAAVEAAE
- the glmM gene encoding phosphoglucosamine mutase — encoded protein: MSRKYFGTDGIRGHVGQFPITPDFILKLGWAAGMAFRKQGKCRILIGKDTRISGYMFESALEAGLVAAGADVMLLGPMPTPAIAYLTRTFQAEAGIVISASHNPHYDNGFKFFSGKGTKLPDEVELMIEELLDQPMTVVDSAQLGKVSRINDAAGRYIEFCKSSVPSSTSFAGLKLVIDCAHGATYKVAPSVFRELGAQVSVLGVQPNGLNINENCGSTHVDALQAEVLAQHADIGIAFDGDGDRVLMIDHTGAVVDGDELLYIIARDLQARGKLQGGVVGTLMSNLGLELGLAELGIPFTRAKVGDRYVMAELLERDWQLGGENSGHLVCCQHTTTGDAIIASLQVLMALKRSEQTLAEARQVLRKCPQVLINVRFAGGVDPVEHPAVKDACARVTERMAGRGRVLLRKSGTEPLVRVMVEGDDENQVRGYAEELAKVVTEVCA